One window of Bacteroidales bacterium genomic DNA carries:
- a CDS encoding sugar transferase, translated as MIRFLDILFSLLGLIILLPVFLIVAVLIKCSSKGPVFFLQKRVGKGNRDFSLIKFRTMYQDADRKGLLTVGQRDPRITPVGYFLRKYKIDELPQLINVLKGDMSLVGPRPEVRKYVDLYNDEQRQILNFRPGITDLASIKYVNENEILSQAEDTEAYYIQHIMPDKIRLNLEYLRQPTLKKYFSIIFKTFFSIK; from the coding sequence ATGATACGTTTTTTGGATATTCTGTTTTCGTTGTTGGGATTGATTATTCTCCTGCCCGTGTTTCTTATAGTAGCTGTATTAATAAAATGCAGCAGTAAGGGTCCGGTATTTTTTTTGCAAAAACGGGTGGGCAAGGGTAATCGCGACTTTTCGCTTATCAAGTTTCGCACCATGTATCAGGATGCCGACCGAAAAGGACTGTTGACTGTTGGGCAAAGGGATCCGCGTATTACGCCGGTAGGCTATTTTCTGCGTAAGTACAAGATCGATGAATTACCGCAGTTGATCAATGTTCTCAAGGGTGACATGTCGTTGGTTGGCCCTCGTCCCGAGGTCCGGAAGTATGTTGACCTTTACAACGACGAACAACGTCAGATATTGAATTTTCGTCCCGGCATTACCGACCTGGCCTCGATCAAGTATGTCAATGAAAATGAAATTTTAAGCCAGGCCGAAGACACCGAGGCTTATTACATCCAGCATATTATGCCTGATAAAATACGGCTCAATCTCGAATATTTACGACAGCCTACACTGAAAAAATATTTTTCGATTATTTTTAAAACCTTTTTTAGCATAAAATAA
- a CDS encoding DegT/DnrJ/EryC1/StrS aminotransferase family protein, which translates to MIPFSPPRIDQLIIDEVIDTLKSGWITTGPKTKLFEKRLTKYSGCKATLCLNSATAGLELMLRWFGVGPGDEVIVPAYTYCATANVVVHCGAKPVMVDVNAHDFNINPQKVREAITPRTKVIMPVDIAGFPCDYDDLYQIVNDKDVRNLFRPSNGVQQQLGRILILADAAHSLGASYKGAKIGSVADITVFSFHAVKNLTTAEGGAVALNLPDPFDNQALYQYLCIYSLHGQSKDALAKMQKGAWRYDVIEAGYKANMTDIQASIGLIELARYDNDTLVKRRQVCEFYNQHLGKYDWAILPPLTDGDKVTSYHAYLLRIKGVDESQRDRIIQRIFDRDVSVNVHFQPLPLLTAYKKLGYDINDYPVAYRNYAQEISLPVFYDITDQQQQQVVESVVQSVKEVLA; encoded by the coding sequence ATGATCCCATTCTCACCGCCTCGTATTGATCAGTTGATTATTGACGAAGTGATAGATACCCTTAAATCCGGTTGGATAACTACAGGGCCCAAAACCAAACTTTTTGAAAAGCGACTTACGAAATATTCGGGTTGTAAGGCAACCCTATGTCTTAATTCAGCAACTGCGGGGCTTGAGCTGATGCTTCGCTGGTTTGGCGTTGGACCCGGCGACGAGGTGATTGTGCCTGCATATACCTATTGCGCTACGGCCAATGTGGTGGTGCACTGTGGCGCCAAACCCGTGATGGTCGACGTCAATGCCCACGATTTTAATATCAATCCTCAAAAGGTGAGGGAAGCTATTACTCCCCGTACCAAGGTTATTATGCCGGTTGATATTGCCGGTTTCCCCTGCGACTACGACGATCTTTACCAGATTGTTAACGATAAGGATGTCCGTAACCTGTTTCGGCCCAGTAACGGAGTACAGCAGCAGTTGGGGCGAATACTCATCCTGGCCGATGCAGCCCATTCGCTGGGTGCAAGCTATAAAGGTGCCAAAATAGGTTCTGTAGCCGATATTACGGTATTCTCGTTCCATGCTGTTAAAAATCTCACTACGGCCGAAGGGGGAGCTGTGGCCCTGAATTTACCTGATCCTTTCGACAATCAGGCACTGTATCAATATTTGTGCATTTATTCCCTTCATGGCCAGTCAAAGGATGCGCTGGCTAAGATGCAAAAGGGGGCATGGCGATACGATGTCATTGAGGCGGGTTACAAGGCCAACATGACCGACATTCAGGCTTCGATTGGGCTGATCGAACTTGCCCGCTACGATAACGATACGCTCGTTAAACGCAGACAGGTGTGTGAGTTCTATAATCAGCATCTGGGGAAGTATGACTGGGCTATCTTACCCCCATTGACCGACGGCGATAAGGTAACATCTTATCATGCCTATCTGCTGCGCATTAAGGGAGTCGACGAGAGCCAGCGCGACCGCATTATTCAGAGGATTTTCGATCGGGATGTTTCGGTTAACGTGCATTTTCAACCCTTACCCTTGCTTACCGCTTACAAAAAGCTGGGGTATGATATCAACGATTATCCGGTAGCATATCGCAATTATGCTCAGGAAATATCGTTGCCTGTTTTCTACGACATTACAGATCAGCAGCAACAACAGGTTGTTGAGTCAGTCGTACAATCGGTAAAAGAGGTTTTAGCATGA
- a CDS encoding glycosyltransferase: MNSIACLLPVYLNDLPQYVDKAIESLLKQTVNVDLIILCDGPIASELEQKLCNIQGHVNMLKFPTNRGLAAVLNDGIRYCIQQGYEFIARMDADDIALPHRIEKQINFLVNHPEVDVVGGAIEEIDEQGNPKNKTIHYPLTHQDCYRFFSKRDPLAHPAVMFRKRFFEKAGWYNEKYRKNQDTQLWYQGFKNGCIFANLPDVILQFRVSDAFYKSRRGGYRRALQMLKDRIKINKDLNYSPIANVYALGMFFITIAPTFVRKLAYKILR, encoded by the coding sequence ATGAATAGCATTGCCTGTCTTTTGCCGGTATACCTCAACGATTTACCCCAATATGTGGATAAGGCTATTGAAAGCTTGTTAAAACAAACGGTCAATGTTGACCTTATAATCTTATGCGACGGTCCTATTGCTTCTGAACTTGAGCAAAAGTTATGTAATATTCAAGGACATGTAAATATGCTAAAATTCCCCACTAACCGTGGTCTTGCTGCGGTTCTCAACGACGGAATTCGCTATTGTATACAGCAGGGTTATGAGTTTATTGCCCGCATGGATGCCGATGATATTGCCCTGCCCCATAGAATTGAAAAACAGATTAATTTTCTGGTAAATCATCCCGAGGTGGATGTGGTAGGGGGGGCTATTGAAGAAATCGATGAACAGGGTAATCCCAAAAATAAAACCATACATTATCCCTTGACTCATCAAGACTGTTATCGTTTTTTCAGCAAACGTGATCCTTTGGCGCATCCTGCCGTAATGTTCAGAAAACGATTCTTTGAAAAAGCCGGATGGTATAACGAAAAATATCGTAAAAACCAGGACACACAGCTTTGGTATCAGGGTTTTAAAAACGGATGTATTTTTGCCAACCTGCCCGATGTTATTCTACAGTTCAGAGTGAGCGATGCATTTTATAAATCACGTCGCGGGGGATATAGAAGAGCCCTGCAAATGTTGAAAGACAGAATAAAAATTAACAAAGACCTGAATTATAGCCCCATAGCTAATGTATATGCTTTGGGTATGTTTTTTATTACAATAGCACCTACCTTTGTGCGAAAATTGGCTTATAAAATTTTAAGATAA
- a CDS encoding glycosyltransferase family 2 protein: protein MVSVCLITYNGEKYISEQLQSIIDQLSDNDEIIVSDDGSSDSTLTIIQAFNDKRIKIVPHEPFRNPTFNMEFALQHAQGEYIFMSDQDDVWLPNKVSVMVDALQKADYVISDCYVTDENLNIIYNTRYVPELKIHKNKFMALFFTTPYQGSCVAFRRKILEKALPFPKYIQSHDRWVGNIAAFFYNVKFIPDKLIYYRRHGSNTSQFKSPNSIFKRIYYRLGYCWGLITRIFK from the coding sequence ATGGTGTCTGTTTGTCTGATTACATATAATGGTGAAAAATATATTTCTGAACAACTGCAATCAATTATTGATCAATTATCGGATAATGATGAAATAATAGTTTCGGATGATGGTTCTTCCGATAGCACCCTAACTATAATTCAGGCTTTTAATGACAAAAGGATTAAAATTGTGCCTCACGAACCTTTCAGGAATCCAACCTTTAATATGGAATTTGCTTTACAGCATGCACAGGGTGAATATATTTTTATGAGTGATCAGGATGACGTATGGCTCCCCAATAAGGTAAGCGTTATGGTCGATGCGCTGCAGAAAGCCGATTATGTTATCAGCGACTGCTATGTTACTGACGAAAATCTTAATATCATTTACAATACCCGATATGTGCCCGAACTAAAAATTCATAAAAACAAGTTCATGGCCTTATTTTTTACTACACCCTACCAAGGGAGTTGTGTGGCTTTCCGAAGAAAAATTCTGGAAAAAGCATTGCCCTTCCCCAAATATATCCAATCCCACGACCGATGGGTGGGAAACATTGCTGCTTTCTTTTATAACGTAAAGTTTATCCCGGATAAATTGATTTATTATCGTAGACATGGGAGTAATACATCTCAGTTTAAAAGTCCCAATTCTATCTTCAAAAGAATATATTACAGATTAGGCTATTGCTGGGGATTAATTACCAGAATCTTTAAATAA
- a CDS encoding glycosyl transferase, whose product MERLSPIKFIAFYLPQFHEIEENNRWWGPGFTEWTNTRRAQPIFKGHRQPRVPLNNNYYDLSVIEPLKHQAELARRYGIFGFCFYHYWFNGKLLLEKPAENLLQHKDIQINFCFSWANEPWTRTWSGKGNEVLMPQNYGDKDDWIRHFNYLLPFFQDERYIKVDGQPMFLIYKSKSIENCKEMMETWIELAKQHGMPGIHFVETLRDASPDSRMLPFSAKVEFEPARSFNNDYVSLNIKRIRRLVIRTLNKLFGTSIPYYAVIEFKNIANKSLRKISSKGTYGGVFVGWDNTPRRGIEGLVVTEATKEEFKNYLRQKIKIVRNIYQTSYIFVNAWNEWCEGAYLEPDTVNQYRYLEAIQEVLNENL is encoded by the coding sequence ATGGAACGTCTGTCACCGATAAAATTCATTGCCTTTTATTTGCCCCAATTTCATGAAATAGAGGAAAACAATCGCTGGTGGGGGCCAGGTTTTACAGAATGGACCAATACCCGAAGAGCACAGCCTATTTTTAAAGGACATAGGCAGCCAAGAGTTCCTTTGAACAACAATTATTACGATTTATCGGTTATTGAACCACTAAAACATCAGGCAGAACTTGCTCGCAGGTATGGAATATTCGGATTTTGTTTTTACCATTACTGGTTTAATGGAAAATTGTTGCTGGAAAAACCTGCTGAGAATTTGTTGCAGCATAAAGATATCCAAATCAATTTCTGTTTCTCATGGGCCAATGAGCCATGGACACGGACCTGGAGCGGTAAGGGTAACGAAGTGCTCATGCCTCAGAATTATGGAGATAAAGATGATTGGATAAGACATTTTAATTATTTGTTGCCGTTTTTTCAGGATGAAAGGTATATTAAAGTTGATGGTCAACCTATGTTTCTTATCTACAAGTCAAAATCGATTGAAAATTGTAAGGAAATGATGGAAACATGGATTGAATTGGCTAAACAGCATGGGATGCCGGGAATACACTTTGTTGAAACACTTAGAGATGCATCCCCCGATTCTCGAATGCTACCTTTTTCTGCAAAAGTTGAATTTGAACCTGCTCGCAGTTTTAACAACGATTACGTTAGTCTGAATATAAAAAGAATTCGAAGACTTGTGATTAGAACGCTGAATAAGTTATTCGGGACAAGCATTCCCTATTATGCTGTAATAGAATTCAAAAACATAGCCAATAAATCATTGCGCAAAATATCATCCAAGGGTACCTATGGTGGAGTATTTGTTGGCTGGGATAATACGCCTCGTCGTGGTATCGAAGGATTGGTTGTTACTGAAGCTACCAAGGAAGAATTTAAAAATTATTTACGCCAAAAAATAAAAATCGTTCGTAATATTTATCAGACCAGTTATATTTTTGTCAATGCTTGGAATGAGTGGTGCGAAGGAGCTTACCTTGAACCTGATACAGTTAACCAGTATCGTTATCTTGAAGCAATTCAGGAAGTATTAAACGAAAATTTATAA
- a CDS encoding glycosyltransferase family 4 protein translates to MVPKKILYVTCSSALWGDNKALLHIFDHMDEDIVPFVVVGSDGPFCKELEERNISYSIIKNFFHVWPSTSNFRDVMLFFPRLIRMIIFNYRAKKKLIKLAKHLNPDIIHTNVGPVHIGYSVAKLLGIPHVWYLREFQTLDFGMIPFPTFSSFKNKIQDRNNFVITVSHAVRNYFQVANATVIYDGVVSTTSPSLIADKQKYFLFVGRISVGKGIIGLVEVFKEFCRFDSTYQLLIIGNGSAKVERQIHQFINRNRLEERIKCLGYQKDVAQYMQKATATIVPSYHEAFGFVTVEAIYNGCLVIGRNSGGTSEILGENQMGLLYDNDKQLMELLLKLTQEGIDRYLPMIKFAQSKVIQMYSVQKNIEMLKYFYNRIMEEKIKN, encoded by the coding sequence ATGGTACCTAAGAAAATTCTTTATGTAACTTGCAGTTCGGCATTGTGGGGCGATAATAAAGCACTTCTCCATATTTTCGATCATATGGATGAGGATATTGTGCCTTTTGTTGTTGTTGGTTCGGATGGGCCTTTTTGTAAGGAACTCGAAGAAAGAAATATTTCATATTCCATTATTAAAAATTTTTTTCATGTATGGCCATCAACCAGTAATTTCAGGGATGTAATGCTTTTTTTCCCTCGCCTGATAAGGATGATTATTTTTAATTATAGGGCAAAAAAGAAATTAATAAAACTGGCTAAGCACTTAAACCCGGATATTATTCATACAAATGTTGGTCCCGTTCATATCGGTTATTCTGTTGCGAAATTATTAGGAATCCCACATGTTTGGTATTTGCGTGAATTTCAAACTCTTGACTTTGGTATGATTCCGTTTCCCACTTTTTCTTCATTTAAAAACAAAATTCAGGATAGAAACAATTTTGTGATAACTGTTTCCCATGCGGTCCGAAATTACTTTCAGGTTGCTAATGCAACGGTAATTTATGACGGAGTGGTTTCAACAACATCTCCATCGTTAATTGCCGACAAACAAAAATATTTCTTGTTTGTCGGACGCATTTCAGTTGGAAAGGGAATTATAGGTCTGGTTGAAGTTTTTAAGGAATTCTGTCGGTTCGATTCAACCTATCAGTTGTTGATTATTGGAAATGGATCGGCAAAAGTTGAGCGGCAGATACATCAGTTCATTAATCGCAACCGACTGGAAGAAAGGATTAAATGCTTAGGCTATCAAAAGGATGTAGCACAATATATGCAAAAGGCAACCGCTACCATTGTGCCATCGTATCACGAAGCATTTGGATTTGTTACAGTGGAAGCCATTTATAATGGTTGTCTGGTTATCGGCCGAAATTCTGGTGGAACAAGCGAAATTCTCGGGGAGAATCAAATGGGATTGTTGTATGACAATGACAAACAACTCATGGAATTATTGTTAAAACTGACGCAAGAAGGTATTGACCGATATCTTCCCATGATTAAGTTTGCACAGAGTAAAGTTATCCAAATGTATTCGGTTCAAAAAAATATTGAAATGCTGAAATATTTTTACAATCGAATCATGGAAGAAAAAATCAAAAATTAG
- a CDS encoding polysaccharide pyruvyl transferase family protein has protein sequence MESKKAERIRVGILTFHRAHNFGALLQAYALLSFLQKYFPETEIIDYWPSYHQDEYTLIPNWKKRTFVEKIKGILVFLLGFPKILKRRAGYLNFMKEYLHVSDKVRYPVAGALAHCSYDVVIYGSDQIWRKMHFNNQYFFDDVYWGLYPHNVGVKIAYAASMGDVNLTPDDIPYIRQSVQNFRYIGIREDYLINKLRQIIEADYQQVVDPIFLLDKQNWENIIDQAAFKIPNEKYILFYHLSFNNSALQFVNRLARITGYRIIEIRGRVIPYLMGKRYFHGVSPLQFLALIRNSEIVVTNSFHGTAFSVLFEKSFYSVLKPVENSRIKSLLKMLNLENRIVVDEGVALLEEPINYSQVKRMLSHYIQNSKDFVLRSVQNTTILS, from the coding sequence ATGGAGAGTAAAAAAGCAGAAAGAATTCGTGTTGGCATATTAACCTTTCATAGGGCTCATAATTTTGGGGCTCTGTTGCAGGCATATGCCTTGCTTTCTTTTTTACAAAAATATTTTCCGGAAACAGAAATAATCGATTACTGGCCATCATACCATCAGGATGAATATACCCTTATCCCAAACTGGAAAAAAAGAACATTTGTTGAGAAAATTAAAGGAATTCTTGTTTTTTTGCTGGGCTTTCCGAAAATTTTAAAAAGGCGGGCAGGTTACCTGAATTTTATGAAGGAGTACTTGCATGTATCCGATAAGGTAAGGTATCCCGTTGCGGGGGCATTGGCCCACTGTTCCTATGATGTGGTAATTTATGGCAGCGACCAAATCTGGCGAAAAATGCATTTTAATAACCAATACTTTTTTGATGATGTTTATTGGGGTTTATATCCCCATAATGTTGGGGTGAAAATTGCTTATGCTGCCAGCATGGGAGATGTGAATCTTACTCCGGATGATATTCCTTACATTAGGCAGTCGGTTCAGAATTTCAGGTATATTGGGATTCGTGAAGATTATCTCATAAATAAACTAAGACAAATCATTGAGGCAGATTATCAGCAGGTAGTGGATCCCATTTTTTTACTTGATAAACAGAACTGGGAAAATATTATTGATCAAGCAGCATTTAAAATACCAAACGAAAAGTATATTCTTTTTTATCACTTATCATTCAACAATAGTGCGTTGCAGTTTGTAAACAGACTTGCCAGAATTACCGGTTATCGGATAATTGAAATAAGAGGGAGGGTAATACCCTATTTGATGGGGAAACGATACTTTCATGGGGTATCGCCTCTGCAATTTCTGGCCCTGATCAGAAATTCAGAAATTGTGGTTACCAATTCGTTTCATGGCACTGCATTTTCTGTCCTGTTCGAGAAAAGTTTTTATTCCGTATTAAAGCCTGTGGAGAATAGCCGAATCAAATCATTATTAAAAATGTTGAATCTTGAGAATCGGATTGTGGTTGACGAGGGAGTTGCATTACTGGAGGAACCAATAAATTATTCACAAGTAAAGCGTATGTTATCGCACTATATTCAAAATTCAAAGGATTTTGTCCTTAGAAGTGTTCAAAATACAACTATACTATCATGA
- a CDS encoding nitroreductase family protein yields MNLKNVVKSLINKRYFRFFQKINMYRVTYNAFRYDALRYISHSNSFLKFDTEDKLLGQIIAEYHAIEKGICMPQRRMGFGKQVINNLLDHCMIYLNRYPLYHDQIKHAVAVILEYQRIHHGVGFKLDDDLEEKMSQLKRQINSAPARQVTSTKEAFFSERYSSFDKFSESRHSVRNFTSEPVSLEKIKQSVSLARNSPSSCNRQPSKVYIVQNEQLRRQVLELQNGNRGFGHLATTVLVVTENLSYFLSINERNEAYINGGMFAMNLLYALHFNEIGACPLNWCAEKQNDISLRKLLDIPDNEIIIMLIACGQVPDTFMLASSPRKSVDEIIRIYGE; encoded by the coding sequence ATGAATCTCAAAAATGTTGTTAAATCGTTGATAAATAAAAGGTATTTTCGTTTTTTTCAGAAAATCAATATGTACCGAGTTACATACAATGCTTTTCGCTACGATGCACTACGCTATATAAGCCATTCGAATTCATTTCTGAAATTTGATACTGAAGATAAATTATTGGGTCAGATTATTGCTGAATATCATGCGATTGAAAAAGGTATTTGTATGCCCCAACGTCGAATGGGATTTGGAAAGCAGGTGATCAACAATCTGTTGGATCATTGTATGATTTATTTAAATCGTTATCCCCTTTACCATGATCAAATAAAACATGCGGTAGCGGTAATATTGGAATATCAACGAATCCATCATGGGGTCGGTTTCAAACTGGATGATGATCTTGAAGAAAAGATGAGTCAATTGAAAAGACAAATCAATTCAGCACCGGCAAGGCAGGTGACAAGCACAAAAGAAGCTTTTTTTTCAGAACGATATAGCTCATTTGACAAATTCTCGGAAAGCAGGCATAGTGTCAGAAATTTTACCAGTGAACCAGTTAGTTTAGAGAAAATCAAACAATCTGTTTCGCTGGCACGGAACAGTCCCAGTTCCTGTAACCGGCAACCATCAAAAGTATATATTGTACAGAATGAGCAATTGCGCAGACAAGTTCTGGAACTTCAGAATGGTAACCGTGGTTTCGGACATCTTGCTACTACTGTTTTGGTAGTCACCGAGAACCTGAGTTATTTTCTCAGCATCAATGAACGTAACGAAGCATACATTAATGGTGGTATGTTTGCCATGAATCTGCTTTATGCTCTGCATTTTAATGAAATAGGGGCATGTCCATTGAATTGGTGCGCTGAAAAACAAAATGATATATCCCTCAGAAAGTTGTTGGATATACCGGATAATGAAATTATTATCATGTTAATAGCATGTGGGCAGGTACCCGATACGTTTATGTTAGCTTCATCACCCCGTAAATCAGTAGACGAGATAATAAGAATATATGGAGAGTAA
- a CDS encoding lipopolysaccharide biosynthesis protein: MSFSGRAKIISNTLMLYIRMLLILLVSLYTVRLLLNILGVIDYGIYNVVGSVVSMFSFISYSLSVATQRYFSFEIGCGNRQRLIQTFQIVLIIYGTLAIFLFFTIEVLGYWFLTHQLVIPSDRIEAAKWILHFSSLSFLITIMTIPFNAMIIAKERMEAFALISILEALLKLIAVYLLSVISADHLKTYSILVFLSTLLINLSYFIYCKTRFSECILNFFWDNKIFKSIISFAGWNFFGSLASVVNSQGINLLINIFFGPAINAARGIAYQANALVNQFVLNFSTALNPQITKLYAAKDSDNLRNTVFSGSKFSFFLVLIIAVPLLYETQFVLKVWLKTVPPFSILFFQLVVVNVLIDSLSVPFQAAIQATGIIRTYQTIIGGLLLMNLPLSYLFFTAGYPPQSCFIISIGISIIGFVARLFFIQHQLQMSVALYFKQVVLKIFLVCLLIFPFLWILKTNIIMSPSYLSSIGFIFVSVFVSVFVIYWAGFSRHEKNYLYQLFVRFIQKIKKQ; the protein is encoded by the coding sequence ATGAGTTTTTCAGGCAGAGCTAAAATTATTAGCAATACATTGATGTTGTACATACGAATGTTGCTAATACTTTTGGTATCTCTGTATACGGTTCGTTTACTTTTAAATATTCTGGGTGTCATTGACTATGGGATTTATAATGTGGTGGGGAGTGTTGTTTCAATGTTTTCTTTTATAAGCTACTCCCTGTCTGTTGCTACCCAGCGATATTTTTCATTTGAAATTGGATGTGGCAATAGACAAAGGTTAATTCAGACTTTTCAAATCGTTTTGATCATTTATGGCACACTGGCCATTTTTTTATTTTTTACCATTGAAGTACTTGGTTATTGGTTTTTAACCCATCAATTGGTAATACCTTCCGATCGCATTGAAGCTGCAAAATGGATTCTGCATTTTTCCTCGTTGTCATTTTTAATAACCATAATGACTATCCCTTTTAACGCAATGATTATTGCAAAAGAAAGGATGGAGGCTTTTGCACTGATTAGCATTCTGGAGGCATTACTTAAATTGATAGCAGTGTATTTGTTATCTGTAATTTCGGCCGATCATCTTAAGACATACTCAATTTTAGTGTTTTTAAGTACTTTGTTAATCAATCTTTCTTATTTTATATACTGTAAAACACGTTTTTCCGAATGTATCCTTAATTTTTTCTGGGACAATAAAATTTTTAAGAGCATTATATCTTTTGCCGGTTGGAACTTTTTTGGTTCATTAGCTTCTGTGGTTAATAGTCAGGGAATCAATCTGCTGATTAATATCTTTTTCGGACCGGCTATCAATGCAGCAAGAGGAATTGCTTACCAGGCCAATGCTCTTGTTAATCAATTTGTTCTTAATTTTTCAACAGCGCTCAATCCACAGATTACAAAGCTATATGCTGCGAAGGATTCGGATAATTTACGTAATACAGTATTTTCCGGTTCGAAGTTTTCTTTTTTTCTGGTTCTTATTATTGCAGTTCCCTTGCTGTACGAAACCCAATTTGTTTTAAAAGTCTGGCTGAAAACGGTTCCACCTTTTTCAATTCTTTTTTTTCAGTTGGTTGTGGTTAATGTTCTGATAGATTCGCTCTCGGTACCCTTTCAGGCTGCTATTCAGGCTACCGGAATAATTAGAACCTATCAAACCATAATTGGTGGTTTGCTTCTAATGAATCTTCCTTTGTCTTATCTGTTTTTTACGGCAGGCTATCCACCACAAAGTTGTTTTATCATTTCAATTGGGATATCCATTATAGGTTTTGTTGCCCGATTGTTTTTTATTCAACATCAGTTGCAGATGTCAGTTGCTCTTTATTTTAAACAGGTTGTGTTAAAAATTTTTCTGGTATGCTTGCTGATATTTCCTTTCCTTTGGATTCTTAAAACAAATATTATAATGTCTCCGTCTTATCTTTCTTCAATTGGTTTTATTTTTGTTTCTGTTTTTGTTTCTGTTTTTGTAATTTATTGGGCTGGTTTTTCTCGTCATGAGAAGAACTATTTATACCAATTATTTGTGAGATTTATCCAAAAAATTAAAAAGCAATAA
- a CDS encoding exopolysaccharide biosynthesis protein, with translation MISDNISFGQILSQLWKKRLSIIKISSVFFVIGFLFAILVIKKYTVTTVIIPQTSNASNLKIGNLSSLASAAGFDLGSLTSGDEIVSPLVYPKIVGSVPFQLELLQTRFYYPRIKKTITLQDYYLEYKKKGVGEIILKYTVGIPSLIMDALKKDSKQTDTLNRHFIIIDKDIEKIRKKLEDDIVVEINLKLGIVTISGTFDDPVFTALVVDKTREMLQKYITAYKIEKAMQKMKFLEERYTELKSQFEQAQQKLAIFRDRNKNISNQLVRTEEEKLQAEYNLIFSVYSNIAAQLEQAKIQVKEDTPVFTVIEPTVVPYKKAAPNRIFIILAWTVLGALISVGIEFYRMLKDDLLQLK, from the coding sequence ATGATTTCGGATAATATTAGTTTTGGACAAATTTTGTCTCAACTTTGGAAAAAAAGATTATCCATTATCAAGATTTCATCAGTTTTCTTTGTAATAGGTTTTCTTTTTGCAATATTAGTGATAAAAAAGTATACGGTTACGACAGTAATCATACCCCAAACATCTAATGCATCCAATTTAAAAATAGGAAATTTGTCTTCACTTGCATCAGCTGCAGGTTTTGATTTAGGTTCGTTGACATCGGGCGATGAAATAGTATCGCCTTTAGTATATCCGAAGATTGTGGGTTCTGTACCTTTTCAACTGGAACTGTTGCAAACTAGATTTTACTATCCCAGAATAAAAAAAACCATTACTTTGCAGGATTATTACCTTGAATACAAAAAAAAGGGGGTGGGAGAAATTATATTAAAATATACTGTTGGCATTCCATCATTGATAATGGATGCCCTAAAGAAGGATTCAAAACAAACGGATACATTAAATCGACATTTTATTATTATTGATAAGGATATTGAAAAAATCAGAAAGAAATTGGAAGATGATATAGTTGTTGAGATTAACCTAAAACTTGGTATAGTAACAATTAGTGGCACTTTTGATGATCCGGTTTTTACGGCCTTGGTAGTTGATAAAACCAGGGAAATGTTGCAGAAATACATTACTGCCTATAAAATCGAGAAGGCAATGCAAAAAATGAAATTTCTCGAGGAGCGATATACCGAGCTTAAAAGTCAGTTTGAACAGGCACAGCAAAAATTGGCCATATTCAGGGATAGGAATAAAAATATCAGTAATCAGCTTGTTAGAACCGAAGAAGAAAAGTTGCAGGCCGAATACAATCTTATTTTTTCAGTATATTCCAATATTGCTGCGCAGTTGGAACAGGCAAAAATTCAGGTTAAAGAGGATACGCCGGTTTTTACAGTAATTGAGCCAACGGTTGTACCCTATAAAAAAGCCGCTCCTAATCGAATTTTTATTATCCTGGCCTGGACAGTTCTTGGCGCTTTAATAAGTGTTGGAATAGAATTTTATCGGATGCTTAAAGACGATTTATTGCAGCTTAAGTAA